The genomic DNA ACACTTCTCCAGTGCACATATGCCAAGGCATCCCGCAACCACCTCAAGTATTTAAAGAGTGTCTCCATACAACATCCAAATGTACCCAATCCATACCAGCTACATGCATTCTATGAAGCAAGTTGCAGATCTCCTTGCCTCCTTTGGCTCTACTTTCTCCGTTGAAGACATGACTGATCATGTCTTGCGTAACCTCGACAATAATTATAGAGCTATCATTGATGGAGTCGATGCAAGGGACACTACCGTTCCATTTGATGACCTCATTGAGAAACTTCTCATTCAAGAACTCTCCCTTATTGCTATTCAACGGTGGGCTCCTGCTCCCATAACATCCTTGAATGCACAAACTTGACCCAACTATTATGACAAAACTCAGCCTAGGCAATTTTCTACATCATCCACTTCACGCCCTAACAATCGCAAACATTGCTGTCAGTGGTGCAATGTCAGGGGTCATGTTTTATCTCAATATCACACCTTCAAGAAGCAAAATCCTAGTGTCCCGCCACCTCctcgtgattttttttctaaccctAGATAGGTTCAGGTCCATGCTACAACCACTGGtacatctcaaaataattttatggtTGATAATGGCGCGACACATCATGTCACCAATATTGATGGGTAACCCTAGACTCACTATTGATGGGTAATGGTTCAAGTTTAAATATCTCTCATTTTGGAACACTTTTACGTAATTACTTATCCCTCAAATACTTTGTGTGTACCTTCAAtgcaacaaaaaatatttatatttcccagcttaccaaacaaacaaactatGCTGTTATTTTCTAGGAAAAAAATGgaacaacggattaagtatgtatcccgtaaacacacttaaccatttaaccaagcgcagaacttgccgtctGACGGGCTTAAATCCAGGAACTTAGTGTtgtatccacctcttattgtcgaaaggctagaagaggggataaataTGACAACGTATTAAGTATGTaacccacaaacacacttaatcaattAACCAGACATATACCGTCTAACGGGCTCAAACCCAGGATCTTAGGGttaatatccacctctttttACCACTAGGCTAAAAGAGGGGATTAAAAATGTggcaacggattaagtatgtagcccgcaaaacacttaaccatttaaccagacgcaTAACTTGTTGCCTGATGGGATCAAACACACTTTATGTTGTTGTTTTCTTGAAAACCTCTTTTCATGTAAAGAACTTGTAGACGAGCCAAACAACCCAAAAAGGACCGGGCCAAATTTATTTCGTCAcaatatcaaatttttttacACGGATAATAATGGAGAATATATTGATCTTCGTCCCTTTTTAAGCACCCATGGTATAAGCCATCATACCACTCCACCTCATACACCTAAACATAATGGAATTTCTAAACGATGGAATCGACACATTGCCGAAACCAGTCTCTCTCTTCTCCATCACTTGGGTTTGTCCCTTACATATTGGTCTCACGCCATGACAACAACCACTTATCTCATCAATCGACTCCCAATATCAATTCTTGGGTACTAGTCACTCTATtccaaattattcaaaatttccccggattatcataattattttccTTATATTAAACCATATGCTAACCATAAACTTGCACCAAAGTCTATTATGTGTGATTTTATAGATTACTCGGCCAATCAACATGCATACATAGGTCTTGATCCAACCACTATAAGGATCTACACCTCTCGCTATGTCAAATTTGTTGAATCTGAATTCACATACAACTCCCTAGTCCCTCAAACCAGTCCGAGTATAGAGCGACGCCAAGGCCAACTTCAGCTCTCCATACTCCATCCCATAAACCAACCCATGGTCAGTACCCCCTAAATCCCCTAGAGGAGGTCTTGGCTCCCCCACCATTCTCTGGCCACTACGAGTCCCCTTCCTCACCATCCGCACAATGTTTTGTGCCACAATCTCAACCTGCTATCAACCCTCATAGGAAACCCCAACCCAATGGGGGTGGCATCATCATCCGATCTAAAAACAACATTGTTAAACCCATCAAGAAGCTTAATCTTCATGTCCAACCCTCTTTTCAACTCGAATTCAACAACATCACCCAAGCTCTCTGCGACCTTGATTGGCGCTCAACTATACAAGCTGAGTTTGACGCCTTACACCGCAACAACACTTGAGAACTTTTCATTTAGTTGTCTACTCAAAATTAGGTTGGCTGCAAATGGATTTTTCGAAACAAAAGACACCAAAATGGCTTGATTGATCGGTACAAGGCTCGACTAGTCGCCAAAGGTTTTCACCAACGCCAAAGTTGGGACTATATAGAGACATTTAGTCCGGTTGTTAAATCGGTCACCATTAGCATTGTCCTCACACTTGCAGTTCATCAAAGATGGTCCATACGCAGACTTGATGTCAACTATACATTTCTTCAAGGGACGCTCAAATAGGACGCATTAATGCTGCATCTCCTAGTTTTATAAACAAAACTTTCCATGATCATGTTTGCCTCCTCAAATAGGTAATATATGGCCTAAAGCAAGCCCCTTGTGCCTGATATACGGAGCTTCAAATGTTTCTCATGTATCTTGGCTTTGTCAATTCAACTACATATGCATTTCTCTTCATATACCAAAAATTAGGTTCCACACTCTAATTATTAGTATATGTTGATGAAATTATTGCCACTAGAAGTTCATTTATAGAGCTATCCAACCTTATTTCCAACATTGCTGCTCAGGTTTCTCTAAAGAATCTTGTATATCTTACCTATTTCTTGGGCGTCAAAGTAATTCCTTCTGTCACAGGACTCTTTCTTTCACAAAGGAAATACATCACTGATCTACTCCATAAATTCGTTATCACTAACATGAAATCAGCATCCACTCCCTTGTTTACCAATGCTCAATTACTCAAAGATTCTGGTGATCTCTTACCTTCCCCAACTGAGTATCGTGCACTTATGAGAAGTCTTCAATACTTAATTATTACTCACCTGGACATTGTCTTAAGTACCAACAAACTTGCGCAGTTCATGCACCACCCCAGAATGACAGATTGGTCTTCACTCAAATGGGTATTTCGTTATTTAGTGGGCTCTTACGACAAAGGAAATTTCATCTTGGCAACTTCTCCGCTAACCCTTCATGCTTACTGAGATGTAGATTGGGCGGGTGATAAGGATGATTGTATCTCCACCACTAGTTACTTGATGAATCTCGGTAGCACTCTCATCTCTTGGAGCTCTCGGAAACAACGTTATTTTGCTCATTCCTCAACCGAAGCCGAATACAAAGCCTTAGCTGACACAACCATTGAGCTTCTATAGGTCTTATCCTTGTTCATTAAACTTGGTCACCTGCCCACAGTCAAACCACTTATCTATTGTGACAATCTTGGTTCCACATAATTCAATGCTAATTTTGTTTTCCACTCTCGTATGAAACATATAACATAGCCTATCATTTTGTTcgtgaaaatattctaaaagaCAAGTTTCACATATCTTTTGTGTCTATTGATGATCAACTTGTTGATATACTCACAAAATCACTACTTTGAGCTCGGTTTGACTCCTTAATGTCCAATTTGCATCTCTCTTCCAGATCATCCTACTTGCGGAGgatatcaattataataattagttatctaatttctttttatttagaCTAAATTAGCAGAGTTAGGAAACATAATTTTCTCCTAAATTCTAAGTCCTTAATTTATGGCATTATTTTCCTTCTTCTCATATTTGTATAAATAGGGAtgcaataaatataaaaaatttattctaaacattCTTTCTTACATCGCTCCTCAAATTAAAGTGAGTTCTTGTTggtttctctttcttttattgttatatttaatttaatctataattatcttaaaaagttttaaatttctCTAAATAGTAAGCGTTACAACTTTTAAATGCTTGGCCTTGAATTATggtgtttatttaaaattagtatgAGTCTCATGCATGGTACAATTTCGAtgtatataacaaataaatattttcgaCAAAAATCTATGTAGataagttttttataataaaaatacaaaaagatccgataaatcaataattaaaaattatacaaataccaatattttatagaataaaataaatattatcaattaaCATGAATTGAGGAAATGTTTTATAACACACAAACTGTCTTTCTCAAGTGAGTGGACAAAATCTTGAGgaacattttctttttttaaaacgCTGAGTTActattctaaagaagattgaGAATATCCATTTTTTATTACCCCTAAACTAGAAGAGGAGTTGTCAACCACTTTAGGAGAAATAATCCAAATATCCAGTTTGATTTTGTCATATCTAACACTATATCTTACCTTTAGTaaaaatgtttgattatttCCTTCCATACCATAAACAAAAATCtggtataaattaataatatgtggTAAAATCCATAAATCACACAGAATAATAAACTATCATtcattttgtattaattatttatcaaaatatcttaaacaaaatttttgtacaaattaatatcatattGTAAGTCAATCAATCACACACAATATgaattataatcaattttatattaatcatttctcaagaaaaatattcattttgtaACAATCAActaaatataatagaaaaatagataaaagaaaataaacaaaccaaaccaaacattcACAAATTTGctagaaaaattatttgaaaatataagacACAAAGCAACCAGTCACAACATGTTTTTCCTATATAAAGTAAGAATAACAAATCATATACAACTCCTAAACAACTAAATCACATCACTTTCATTCCTCAAACTTGATTTCTACAAATAAATTAAGGTCCGCACATTTTCGATCTTATACAATAATATGTTTACTTGACACTCATTTTTTACGACGTCCAAAATTTCGACacaataaagttttattttataaaatttataataggcTCATTGCACGATActagaaataaataattgactCGGAAATGTGACTGCATCaaccaaatttcaaattaattaagaaaaacgaatattttataaaaatcccaaaataaaataacaaaataaaataaataataaataaataaatgtattgaattaatttctatcatgttgttgttttttttgttttttttaaatgtaaaaataaaccTCATTACTTAAAGTAgctttataaatgaaaaaataaatgcaaTTTTGACCAGTCAAATTGGATCtacaaatttaaaactttacccatattttatattaatgcaaataaacatattttaattttaatttttttaaaaataaatatagatgtaaattaacaaaatgttattttataaatatataaatcttcTTTCTTACTAAAGGAAAATACAggaacaaagaaaaaaaaaagccctatatattgttttctttcattcttgtccataaaaaaaaattatggatctTTGGGTCACATTTGGATTACTTTTGCTCTTTGTCACGGTCGCGGCGGTGGAAGCTGGTACCATTTCTGGCGATCTAGATGCACTTATGGCATTTCGTCAAGGTGTTTCAGATCCACAACATGCATTGGATAGTTGGGACGCAAATCTTGTCGACCCTTGTACATGGTTCCATATTACTTGCGACAACAATAAACGAGTCATTCGCATGTATAAtgcatattttaaaatcaatcgATCTACATAGTTTTAAATCTTTAATAAGTTATATTCTTATCACTTCTTTCTTACAGAGATCTAATGAGGCAAGGTTTATCCGGTAACGTGTCTCCTCAACTAGGAAATATTGATAGTCTAGTATACTTGTAAGTGTGTCTTctatataaatgttatattctaTTATATGTGATTagagtaatattttataatataattgagaataattaagtttaatatattaacataatgTATTTCAATAATTCTATAGGGAGCTTTATGGCAACAATTTCAATGGTAATATCCCTCAAGAGCTTGGCAATTTGGTGAACCTAAGGAGCTTGGATTTATACAACAACCAATTTTCAGGAAGGATTCCTTCGTCCCTCGGAAAATTAAATCTTCTTTACTTTTTGTATGTTTATAACTttcagatttgttttttttatatatcggttacttgaaaaattatattaatccCTCCACTCGTAATGTTTTTTAAGTCGTCTCAACAATAACCAACTAACGGGATCTATTCCTGGCGAGCTTGGTGACATTCCGACACTAGTAGCTGTGTAAGTATTACGCCAAGATAATTATTCGATACTTGATTTGCTTAAATTTATTGGcagttaaaatatttacactttatttaaaaaattttataggGATGTGTCGAGCAACAATCTCTGTGGGCCGGTTCCTATGGGTGGTTCATTGTCGAAAATACATTCATACAAGTATGCAAATTAAAACTTAagtgactatatatattaaattcattttatgtgacatttaatttctttatctCTTTCTTGAAACATTGCAGCTATGACAACAATACAAGTATCAACAAGCCTTGCTAATGAAGCATATGAGGATGCAGCTTATAATAAAAGTTATGTTTCATTGTTAATGGAACATTAgtcatttttgtaattttatcaattatgttgaatttcaaataatgaGAACTCCATGAAAACTAATTTCTAGGAGGGTTGAAAGTTTCACATATGAAAGTGACCGTGGTTGGATTTGGTTATGTATTCTCAATAAACTTGTATCGAAAATAAATCGATAAtaccaaattaaaattattaataatcaataCATTTGTATGGATTTGTTGATTCGAATATAAGTTCTGTTAATcgattaattcaaatatttatatttattttgaaaaaattaaaaaataaatctagttataagattttatttattaaagtacAGTAAAacctcgataaattaataacctTAGAACtgggaaaaattattaataattgataaattaataatttattaattaattgataaattattaacttatagagatattaatgaattttaataaattaaataaattcttgaatgtaattaaattaaaaatgcatgaatttaaataaattataaatgcatgaatttaaataaattaaataaattcatgaatattattaaacctaattcattcatgaatttaaactaaatttctgaatataaataataattaaataaactcatTTATGTACCTAACTCCACTATGCATTAAGAAGGATTCAAGATAAAATACAATAGATAAACTACAATGAGACATCAATTTTAAAAGGaaacaaattatattacaattttatcataaaaGTACATCTTagaataaatatgtataattttgatgtaatatgaaattattaatttatatattatatgggacttatatgcattaataaaatatattatcttataaatttgacgaattattaatttatcttaattttcaCGAATTGAGACtataaaaacttattaattaatcgaaGTTTTACTGTATAGAGAAGATTATgtgtttgttatttatttatgtaatttcatattaaaataaaaatatgtaaaatatataaagtaaactaaaggaaatttaaattaacaaatataatttcttttgagTTGAGGTTGAGAATTAtgttaattatgttaattttctaaatataaaaaacctTTCCTCAAAGTTAGAGTGCGTTCTATTTTGTTTCttgatctttttttattttattattttttatattctaatttaatttataattttttaaaagttataattttttcttgatAATCAGTTTGTTCTTTTCATTACAATTTTTACGCGTTTACTTTGGTAAGATTAAGTATATTTGAAAATcagtaatatttaatttgtttaagatTGTGCTgatttaatatttcattcaaaaattataaaggttTTTAATCTTTGAcaattattttctcaaatatttaaatgagtAATGTTTTAACAAGGCTTTTGTTGTAAGATTaagataataactttttttttctaaaaaaacgcGTATGTGAATTTGAAGTTAAAGCTGATTTTGGATTTGTTGagaaatcaataaattatttataaatatgttttttttgttatgctCGGTTACTATTGTAATTTGATGATATACAAatgcatttaaaaataatttttaatatattcttacttttaaattaaacattttaaatagtcgtatttgttattattatttaatatatatatccataacaaattaaataataatttgtatgaaCATTTTGTTAGGTTATGTAACTCATACTAAATAAAGTATACATTTTGGTTCAtattggaaatatatatatatatatatatatatatatatatttaattttaaagaaataattgtgtatattaaatcttataaaattaaaagaaaaattaataaagttataataaaGGGATATGATTATCTTCTCTCAATGTTCTATCATCCTCTATTCCTTTCACATGAATAGTACAAAACAGTCGTttagaaaagaataataattattgttttgtCCCTTCCTATAATAAGGAATTATGGAAAAAAACATTGACAACAGACAACTCCAAGTGAGAATAAAGGTCAATCATTCAATTATActacattataataattaaattaaataatgaaatttactttcacaattaaaatttaaaaaaattagttataaaactaattgaataaaaaaaattaaatgatgcgGTCTTTTTGCTTTTAATTCCAACCAATCAAAATGAAgcataatattatattagaaaatttgagttgggtttaataataaaaaatttcaaaaaattttcattcctcattCCGTCATTCTAAGTTCGGGTAGTaatccaaattaatttttttttcgcTATATCACTTCATCTTCCATAATGGTTTCACATCAACAATATTCATCTCTTCTAATT from Impatiens glandulifera chromosome 9, dImpGla2.1, whole genome shotgun sequence includes the following:
- the LOC124915943 gene encoding leucine-rich repeat protein 1-like, encoding MDLWVTFGLLLLFVTVAAVEAGTISGDLDALMAFRQGVSDPQHALDSWDANLVDPCTWFHITCDNNKRVIRIDLMRQGLSGNVSPQLGNIDSLVYLELYGNNFNGNIPQELGNLVNLRSLDLYNNQFSGRIPSSLGKLNLLYFFRLNNNQLTGSIPGELGDIPTLVAVDVSSNNLCGPVPMGGSLSKIHSYNYDNNTSINKPC